Proteins encoded within one genomic window of Aurantiacibacter spongiae:
- the ribB gene encoding 3,4-dihydroxy-2-butanone-4-phosphate synthase → MMTATIDKVRRIVAEGTLSKAGLARAAGLHANTLRDCDEEGWNPTSETLNKLDRFLEENDATPVLVGSQDIIEEARNGRMFILVDDEDRENEGDLIIPGQMVTPDAINFMATHGRGLICLALTRQRVAALGLEPMSRNNREQHQTAFTVSIEAKEGVTTGISAADRARTVAVAIDAARTADDIVTPGHVFPLQAREGGVLVRAGHTEAAVDISRLAGLNPSGVICEIMNEDGSMARLEDLMRFARRHGMKIGTISDLIAYRRQHDHLVVKREEERFQSRWGGDWRAISFFNKATQEETLTLVKGHIDPARPTLVRMHALSVFDDVFAQDTARAGLLEGAMRMIGEEGAGVVVLINRPSGAYPSNAIRRLRAGREPDDAKFPAEQRDYGVGAQILAELGVHDMILLTNTAHSLVGLEGYDLSIVGERPIACERNS, encoded by the coding sequence GTGATGACTGCAACGATAGACAAGGTGCGGCGGATCGTCGCCGAAGGGACGCTGAGCAAGGCAGGACTGGCGCGGGCGGCGGGCCTTCACGCCAACACCCTGCGCGATTGCGACGAGGAAGGGTGGAATCCGACCAGCGAGACGCTGAACAAGCTCGACCGGTTCCTTGAGGAAAACGATGCAACCCCTGTCCTTGTCGGAAGCCAGGATATTATCGAGGAAGCGCGCAACGGCCGGATGTTCATTCTCGTGGACGACGAGGACCGGGAAAACGAGGGCGATCTCATCATACCCGGACAGATGGTTACGCCCGACGCAATCAATTTCATGGCGACGCACGGGCGCGGGCTCATCTGCCTGGCCTTGACCCGGCAGCGTGTTGCCGCGCTCGGCCTCGAACCCATGTCGCGGAACAATCGCGAACAGCATCAGACCGCCTTCACCGTCTCGATCGAGGCGAAGGAGGGCGTGACGACGGGGATCAGCGCCGCCGATCGCGCGCGCACGGTGGCGGTCGCTATCGATGCCGCCCGAACGGCCGACGATATCGTGACGCCTGGTCACGTCTTTCCCCTTCAGGCGCGCGAAGGCGGCGTGCTGGTGCGCGCCGGTCATACGGAAGCGGCTGTGGATATCTCGCGCCTGGCAGGCCTCAACCCGAGCGGGGTGATCTGCGAGATCATGAACGAGGACGGATCGATGGCCCGCCTCGAGGATCTGATGCGCTTCGCGCGTCGACACGGAATGAAGATCGGGACGATCAGCGATCTGATCGCCTATCGGCGGCAGCACGATCATCTGGTCGTCAAGCGCGAGGAAGAGCGCTTCCAGAGCCGCTGGGGTGGTGATTGGCGCGCGATAAGCTTCTTCAACAAGGCCACCCAGGAAGAGACACTTACACTGGTCAAGGGCCATATCGACCCGGCCCGCCCCACCCTCGTGCGGATGCACGCCCTTTCCGTGTTCGACGATGTCTTCGCGCAGGATACCGCGCGTGCCGGGCTGCTCGAGGGAGCGATGCGGATGATCGGCGAGGAGGGGGCCGGCGTCGTGGTGCTGATCAACCGCCCCAGCGGCGCCTATCCCTCCAACGCCATCCGCCGGTTGCGGGCCGGACGGGAGCCGGACGATGCAAAGTTCCCCGCCGAACAGCGCGACTACGGTGTCGGGGCGCAGATTCTGGCGGAACTGGGGGTTCACGACATGATTCTGCTGACCAACACCGCGCACTCTCTCGTCGGCCTCGAAGGGTACGATCTGTCCATCGTGGGCGAGCGCCCAATCGCTTGCGAAAGGAATAGCTGA
- the mreC gene encoding rod shape-determining protein MreC — MAPPSTQRSGSNKKAQLGLFAGYVLAGLGAILGALLLIISLWRPETFNGLRSMAADVTAPVGEAGAATRVESRNIFEAIAGYYNAGSKNVDLEREIRIARVKLTEARALQQENARLKAVLGMARDERDVVATGRLIGSTASSTRRFAYLSAGRRDGVTVGMPVASPTGLVGRILEAGATSSRVLLLTDQESVVPVRRATDDVVAFAEGRADGSLRLRLINLGINPLEEGDIFVTSGAGGLFKPGVAVAMVTQITDDGAIGQLLSNPAATDYVVVEEIWQPDVIDAMDAPLRTEMPVDDDDAADPVAGASNADAD; from the coding sequence ATGGCACCGCCATCGACGCAGCGATCGGGATCGAACAAGAAGGCGCAGCTTGGGCTGTTCGCCGGCTATGTGCTGGCGGGTCTGGGCGCGATCCTGGGCGCTTTGCTGCTCATCATTTCGTTGTGGCGTCCCGAAACCTTCAACGGCCTGCGTTCAATGGCTGCCGACGTGACCGCACCGGTCGGCGAAGCGGGGGCGGCGACACGCGTGGAATCGCGCAACATTTTCGAGGCGATTGCCGGATATTACAATGCGGGCAGCAAGAATGTTGATCTTGAGCGGGAAATACGCATCGCGCGCGTCAAGCTGACCGAAGCGCGCGCTCTGCAACAGGAAAACGCGCGTCTCAAAGCCGTTCTCGGCATGGCTCGAGACGAGCGGGATGTAGTCGCGACCGGTCGGCTGATCGGTTCGACAGCATCGAGCACGCGCCGCTTCGCCTATCTTTCCGCCGGACGGCGGGACGGCGTTACCGTTGGAATGCCCGTCGCATCGCCCACCGGGCTCGTCGGGCGCATTCTCGAAGCGGGCGCGACATCCTCGCGCGTCCTGCTGCTTACAGATCAGGAAAGCGTCGTACCGGTTCGCCGCGCGACGGACGATGTCGTGGCTTTTGCCGAAGGCCGTGCGGACGGTTCGCTTCGCCTGCGTCTCATCAACCTTGGGATCAATCCGCTCGAGGAGGGGGATATCTTCGTAACGTCGGGCGCGGGGGGCCTGTTCAAGCCCGGGGTGGCGGTGGCGATGGTTACGCAGATCACCGATGACGGTGCGATCGGTCAGTTGCTGTCCAACCCCGCGGCAACCGATTACGTGGTGGTCGAGGAAATCTGGCAACCCGATGTCATCGACGCGATGGACGCACCCCTGCGAACGGAAATGCCGGTCGATGATGACGATGCCGCAGACCCGGTGGCCGGCGCATCGAATGCCGACGCAGATTGA
- the mrdA gene encoding penicillin-binding protein 2, with translation MEQNLTSNSLKHVFDRRSFFVGAMQGGIGVLLAARMGYIAVAENEKYEMEAESNRVNLSLIPPRRGWILDRNGSPLASNRADFRVDIIPERLHDPDRTVDLLGDLLNFSDVEKRDLRVKLDEATGFSSVPVASGLDYEEFAAVSVRLPELPGVIPQRGFSRYYPTGPAVGHLIGYVGAPSREEYEEDPEPLLLTPGFKMGKDGLERQFEARLRGEPGARRVEVTASGRIVRDLETREDVQGDPVRLTIDGPLQDYAARRLGLESGSVVIMDCKSGDLMCMASMPSFDPNSFSDGIGSVEYSMLRENDRVPLRNKTLKGLYPPGSTVKPMVAMSFLEAGLSPDETTVCTGGLRVGNRVFHCWKRGGHGTVDMAKGIYQSCDVYFYHFAQKLGMNVIADMARRCGLGQEFPLPVVSQFYGTVPDPQWKMEKYGREWQAFDTVNATIGQGYMLFNPLQLAVYASRIATGEKVMPRLVLDGTTPRFDSMNFHGDHVQIIQNAMKDVINGPGTAGRARLPIDDVLMAGKTGTAQVVGLNLSNGKSGPWKYRDHGLFIFFAPFNNPRYAGAVVIEHGGGSGSAYPVARDVMTFLLAPQKGLEALHALEEQWGGTAQERLDRNYAQYAAAAGVDIPPPPPPITLAKQVDAEARAATVAPSAPDTGAFTPRGEANPRAEPTPASAPARDASARVTT, from the coding sequence ATGGAACAGAACCTCACGTCCAATTCGCTGAAGCACGTCTTCGACAGGCGTAGCTTCTTCGTGGGCGCGATGCAGGGCGGGATCGGCGTGTTGCTCGCGGCCCGGATGGGTTACATCGCAGTCGCCGAGAACGAGAAGTACGAAATGGAGGCGGAGAGCAACAGGGTCAACCTGTCGCTCATTCCCCCGCGTCGCGGATGGATCCTCGACCGTAACGGTTCTCCGCTAGCCTCGAACCGCGCGGATTTCCGCGTCGACATCATTCCCGAAAGGTTGCACGATCCCGACAGGACCGTCGATCTGCTCGGCGATCTGCTCAACTTCTCCGATGTCGAGAAGCGGGATCTTCGCGTCAAGCTCGACGAGGCAACCGGCTTTTCGTCCGTTCCCGTGGCAAGCGGCCTCGACTATGAAGAGTTCGCGGCGGTCAGCGTCCGCCTGCCGGAACTGCCGGGCGTGATACCCCAGCGTGGTTTCTCCCGCTATTATCCAACCGGTCCGGCGGTTGGCCATCTCATCGGATATGTCGGCGCACCCAGCCGCGAGGAATACGAGGAAGACCCCGAACCCCTGCTGCTCACTCCGGGCTTCAAGATGGGCAAGGATGGACTGGAACGTCAGTTCGAGGCGAGGCTGCGCGGCGAACCCGGGGCCCGCCGCGTGGAGGTGACCGCCTCCGGTCGGATCGTGCGCGACCTTGAAACCCGCGAAGACGTGCAGGGCGATCCCGTCCGGCTGACGATCGACGGACCGTTGCAGGATTATGCCGCACGCAGGCTGGGTCTGGAATCGGGATCGGTCGTCATCATGGACTGCAAGTCCGGCGACCTGATGTGCATGGCATCCATGCCCAGCTTCGATCCCAACAGTTTCTCCGACGGTATCGGCAGCGTCGAATATTCGATGCTGCGCGAAAACGACCGCGTTCCCTTGCGCAACAAGACGCTGAAAGGCCTCTATCCCCCCGGGTCAACCGTGAAACCGATGGTCGCGATGTCGTTTCTCGAGGCGGGCCTTTCGCCGGACGAAACCACCGTCTGCACTGGCGGCCTTCGGGTTGGCAATCGTGTGTTTCACTGCTGGAAACGCGGCGGGCACGGAACGGTGGACATGGCCAAGGGCATCTACCAGTCGTGCGACGTCTATTTCTATCACTTCGCACAGAAGCTGGGCATGAACGTCATCGCCGATATGGCGCGCCGTTGCGGACTAGGTCAGGAATTCCCCCTCCCGGTCGTGAGCCAGTTCTACGGCACGGTGCCCGACCCGCAATGGAAGATGGAGAAGTACGGGCGCGAATGGCAGGCGTTCGATACCGTGAATGCGACCATCGGGCAGGGCTACATGCTGTTCAATCCGCTGCAACTGGCGGTCTATGCCAGTCGCATCGCGACCGGCGAGAAGGTCATGCCACGCCTGGTGCTTGACGGCACGACGCCGCGGTTCGACAGCATGAACTTTCATGGTGATCACGTTCAGATCATTCAGAACGCGATGAAGGACGTGATCAACGGTCCCGGCACGGCGGGGCGTGCCCGGTTGCCGATCGATGATGTCCTGATGGCCGGCAAGACCGGCACCGCGCAGGTCGTGGGACTCAATCTCTCCAACGGCAAGAGCGGGCCGTGGAAGTACCGCGATCACGGTCTCTTCATTTTCTTCGCGCCGTTCAACAATCCTCGGTATGCGGGAGCCGTGGTCATCGAGCACGGCGGTGGTTCGGGTTCCGCCTATCCGGTGGCGCGCGATGTCATGACTTTCCTGCTAGCCCCGCAGAAGGGGCTGGAAGCCCTGCATGCGCTGGAAGAGCAGTGGGGCGGGACCGCGCAGGAACGACTCGATCGCAACTACGCCCAGTACGCCGCAGCTGCCGGGGTCGACATACCGCCCCCTCCCCCGCCCATTACGCTCGCCAAGCAGGTGGATGCCGAAGCGCGGGCCGCGACTGTCGCCCCGAGCGCGCCCGATACCGGGGCGTTCACACCGCGTGGCGAAGCCAATCCGCGCGCCGAGCCGACGCCGGCGTCTGCCCCCGCACGAGACGCATCAGCGCGAGTGACGACGTGA
- the mreD gene encoding rod shape-determining protein MreD, whose product MERLNPSARSDVFGRKINRDHSPVLAYGLPWITILFGSLTPLLPIIAPAPLLPPLGYLFLLAWRLARPGLLPMWAGLPLGFADDLFSGQPLGSGILLFSLTMIALDVLEVRFPWRGFWQDWLTAALFVTVYLTASAVFSGSALALSQFPLLLPQVLLSIILFPIIASMVSLLDRLRLARVKRLG is encoded by the coding sequence ATGGAACGGCTTAACCCAAGCGCGCGCAGCGACGTTTTCGGACGCAAGATAAACCGCGACCACTCGCCCGTTCTTGCCTACGGCCTGCCTTGGATAACGATACTCTTCGGATCGCTGACCCCCTTGCTGCCGATCATAGCGCCCGCGCCGCTGCTTCCGCCGCTCGGTTACCTATTCCTCCTGGCGTGGCGTCTGGCACGTCCGGGTCTGCTACCGATGTGGGCGGGCCTGCCGCTGGGATTTGCCGACGACCTGTTCTCCGGGCAGCCCCTCGGGAGCGGCATCCTGCTGTTCTCCCTTACCATGATCGCGCTTGACGTTCTCGAGGTTCGCTTTCCATGGCGCGGTTTCTGGCAGGACTGGCTGACAGCCGCCCTGTTCGTCACCGTCTATCTCACGGCAAGTGCGGTGTTTTCGGGCTCGGCCCTGGCGCTGTCCCAATTCCCCCTGCTGCTCCCGCAGGTCTTGCTCTCGATCATCCTGTTTCCCATTATAGCAAGCATGGTTTCCCTTTTGGACAGGCTGCGGCTGGCGCGGGTCAAGCGCCTGGGCTGA
- a CDS encoding flavin reductase family protein, translating to MDASREHPDRLVDSFREAMRHVASTVYAVTTNDEGRRYGILATAVSSLSFAPPSVLVCVNRTASLHDPLARAERFCVNVLGLGNRDVAEHFMRPEADRFAVGKWEEDLGVPVLATAQSSLICQTAHRQIFGTHTIFIGELLAASHREDATPLTYFDRNYIDISRAPERP from the coding sequence ATGGACGCATCTCGCGAGCATCCCGACCGCCTTGTCGACAGTTTTCGCGAGGCCATGCGGCACGTCGCCTCGACGGTCTACGCTGTCACGACCAACGACGAGGGCAGGCGGTACGGCATTCTCGCAACCGCCGTCAGTTCGCTCAGCTTCGCCCCGCCTTCGGTGCTGGTATGCGTGAACAGAACCGCTTCGTTGCACGATCCGCTGGCGCGGGCGGAGCGTTTTTGCGTGAACGTTCTGGGCCTGGGCAACCGCGACGTGGCCGAACACTTCATGCGGCCCGAGGCCGATCGCTTCGCGGTCGGGAAGTGGGAAGAAGACCTGGGCGTCCCCGTCCTCGCGACCGCTCAATCGAGCCTCATCTGCCAGACCGCCCATCGCCAGATATTCGGAACGCACACCATCTTCATCGGCGAACTGCTCGCTGCCAGCCATCGAGAGGACGCCACGCCGCTGACCTATTTCGATCGCAACTACATCGACATAAGCCGCGCCCCCGAGCGCCCCTGA
- a CDS encoding M48 family metallopeptidase gives MSRLSFALAGSMAIATATVGTGVTPQLAKAQDAGAWSALEEQDLRLAEIAERLMHANASLCDRQMPITGLLLHSADQYRANGSARGRFAESELAIAAVLPHSPASKAGLLRDDGIVAINGEATSTLGTSDESHLREAAFEILADQAPSEPITLTVSRDGERRDVILDPLAGCRSLVEILAGDGEQARSDGRVVQIGAGLATALDDEQLAIVVAHELAHNILHHRERKEAAGITNGLFAEVGRNQQVNRMAEVEADRLSVHLLANAGYDPAAIVRFWNSPEGCHVGGGILPSLIYPSQSARADLVAREIAMYLPAGRGPSWPGHLLTMRDRAF, from the coding sequence ATGTCTCGACTCTCTTTCGCCCTTGCCGGGTCGATGGCTATCGCCACCGCGACTGTCGGGACAGGTGTCACGCCGCAGCTTGCCAAGGCGCAGGACGCGGGGGCGTGGAGCGCGCTCGAGGAGCAGGATCTGCGCCTCGCGGAGATTGCCGAGCGCCTCATGCACGCCAATGCGAGCCTTTGCGATAGACAGATGCCGATTACCGGACTCCTGCTGCACAGCGCCGATCAATACCGGGCCAATGGCTCCGCCCGCGGCCGGTTCGCGGAGAGCGAACTGGCGATTGCGGCCGTGCTGCCCCACTCCCCCGCATCGAAGGCCGGTTTACTGCGCGACGACGGTATAGTGGCAATCAACGGCGAAGCGACGAGCACGCTCGGCACGTCTGACGAAAGCCACTTGCGCGAAGCGGCATTCGAAATCCTCGCCGACCAGGCTCCTTCGGAACCAATCACCCTCACGGTAAGTCGGGATGGCGAACGCCGCGACGTGATCCTGGATCCGCTGGCCGGGTGCCGTTCACTGGTCGAAATCCTGGCGGGCGACGGCGAGCAGGCGCGATCGGACGGCCGCGTGGTGCAGATCGGGGCCGGTCTTGCGACGGCTCTGGATGACGAGCAGCTTGCAATCGTGGTGGCCCACGAACTCGCCCACAACATACTCCACCACCGGGAGCGCAAAGAGGCCGCCGGGATCACGAACGGACTGTTCGCGGAGGTCGGGCGCAATCAGCAGGTCAACCGCATGGCAGAAGTGGAGGCGGACCGGCTTTCGGTCCATCTGCTCGCCAATGCCGGCTATGATCCTGCGGCTATCGTGCGATTCTGGAATTCGCCCGAAGGCTGCCACGTGGGCGGTGGCATCCTTCCGAGCCTGATCTACCCCTCGCAGAGCGCCCGGGCGGATCTGGTTGCCCGGGAGATTGCGATGTATCTGCCTGCGGGGCGCGGCCCGAGCTGGCCCGGGCATCTGCTGACCATGCGCGATCGCGCGTTCTGA
- the rodA gene encoding rod shape-determining protein RodA, which yields MRNGLTLPPALATFPWRVVLPLTLLVAFSAAVLHSAAGGSMTPYASSQLLRFAIFLVMALIMSYFPQHWAKMAAVPVYVVILLLLMAVEAVGALGGGSQRWLQLGPLVLQPSELMKPGIVLILAAFFSALPVGLINSWRALLVPLALMALPMGLVLLQPDLGTALAIGFGGIVLMFLASIPMKWFVGGGVAAVVLAPVAYFFGLQPYQQQRVLTFLDPESDPQGSGYHIIQSKIAIGSGGFSGKGFGQGSQSQLDYLPEPHTDFVFATMAEEWGLLGGLLVLLIFGIVLRWGLLVARDAPDRFSRLLAGGMTATIFFYVAVNLMMVMGLAPVVGIPLPFMSHGGSSMMTNMICVGSIMMVERWNRQGRRTGF from the coding sequence GTGAGGAACGGTCTGACTCTCCCTCCGGCCCTCGCTACCTTTCCGTGGAGGGTCGTTCTACCCCTGACGCTCCTGGTGGCCTTCAGCGCAGCCGTATTGCATTCGGCCGCCGGTGGCTCGATGACGCCCTACGCCTCGTCGCAGCTGCTGCGCTTCGCAATCTTCCTCGTGATGGCCCTGATCATGTCCTACTTCCCCCAGCACTGGGCGAAGATGGCTGCGGTACCTGTCTACGTCGTCATTCTCCTGCTGCTCATGGCGGTGGAAGCAGTCGGCGCGCTGGGCGGGGGAAGCCAGAGGTGGCTGCAACTCGGGCCGCTGGTTCTCCAGCCCTCCGAACTCATGAAGCCCGGTATCGTGTTGATCCTCGCGGCTTTCTTCAGCGCCCTCCCCGTCGGGCTCATCAACAGCTGGCGCGCGTTGCTGGTGCCCCTGGCCCTGATGGCCCTGCCGATGGGACTCGTTCTTCTCCAACCCGACTTGGGCACGGCGCTGGCCATAGGGTTCGGAGGCATCGTGCTGATGTTCCTGGCGAGCATCCCGATGAAGTGGTTCGTGGGCGGCGGCGTTGCCGCCGTCGTGCTTGCGCCTGTCGCCTATTTCTTCGGCCTGCAACCCTATCAGCAGCAGCGTGTCCTGACCTTCCTCGATCCCGAAAGCGATCCGCAGGGGAGCGGGTATCATATCATCCAGTCGAAGATCGCGATCGGTTCGGGCGGCTTTTCCGGAAAGGGCTTTGGTCAGGGGTCGCAAAGCCAGCTGGACTACCTTCCCGAGCCACACACCGATTTCGTCTTTGCCACGATGGCGGAGGAATGGGGACTGCTGGGGGGGCTCCTCGTCCTTCTCATCTTCGGAATCGTCCTGCGCTGGGGCTTGCTGGTTGCGCGCGACGCGCCCGACCGGTTCTCCCGCCTGTTGGCGGGTGGCATGACTGCCACGATTTTCTTCTACGTCGCCGTGAACCTCATGATGGTCATGGGGCTTGCCCCCGTCGTCGGCATCCCCCTGCCGTTCATGAGCCACGGCGGTTCGTCGATGATGACGAACATGATCTGCGTGGGCTCGATCATGATGGTCGAACGGTGGAACCGGCAGGGTCGCCGGACAGGTTTTTGA
- a CDS encoding rod shape-determining protein gives MGSFFSNIFKFGSQNMAIDLGTANTLVYVQDRGIVLNEPSVVAIETLNGVKRVKAVGEDAKMMMGKTPDSIEAIRPLRDGVIADIEIAEEMIKHFIRKVHGKRTLLRYPEIVICVPSGSTSVEKRAIRDAASNAGASEVFLILEPMAAAIGADMPVTEPVGSMVVDIGGGTTEVAVLSLRGLAYTTSVRTGGDKMDEAIVSYVRRHHNLLIGDATAERIKKDYGIATVPEDGVGEAIVIKGRDLVNGVPKEISINQAHIAEALSEPIGAIVEGVRIALENTAPELAADIVDQGIVLTGGGALIRGLDDHIKEETGLPVSIAEDPLTCVAIGTGKAMEDPIYRGVLMTA, from the coding sequence ATGGGTTCCTTCTTCTCCAATATCTTCAAGTTCGGTTCGCAGAACATGGCCATCGACCTCGGCACGGCCAATACGCTGGTTTATGTGCAGGATCGTGGGATCGTGCTGAACGAACCCTCCGTCGTGGCGATCGAGACGCTGAACGGGGTGAAGCGGGTGAAGGCTGTCGGCGAGGACGCCAAGATGATGATGGGCAAGACCCCCGACAGCATCGAGGCGATCCGCCCTCTGCGTGACGGCGTGATCGCCGACATCGAGATCGCCGAGGAGATGATCAAGCATTTCATTCGCAAGGTTCACGGCAAGCGCACCTTGCTGCGCTATCCGGAGATCGTCATCTGCGTTCCGTCGGGATCAACCTCTGTGGAAAAGCGCGCGATCCGCGATGCCGCGAGCAATGCGGGCGCTTCCGAAGTGTTTCTGATTCTCGAACCGATGGCGGCCGCGATCGGTGCGGACATGCCGGTGACCGAGCCCGTCGGCTCGATGGTGGTCGACATCGGCGGTGGCACGACCGAGGTCGCGGTTCTCTCGCTCCGCGGGCTGGCCTACACGACTTCCGTACGCACCGGGGGCGACAAGATGGACGAGGCCATCGTCTCCTATGTCCGCAGGCATCACAACCTGCTTATCGGCGATGCGACGGCAGAGCGGATCAAGAAGGACTACGGGATAGCCACCGTTCCGGAGGACGGCGTGGGCGAAGCGATCGTGATCAAGGGCCGCGATCTGGTGAATGGCGTGCCCAAGGAAATCAGCATCAATCAGGCTCATATCGCCGAAGCCCTGTCCGAGCCGATCGGCGCGATCGTGGAGGGCGTGCGCATCGCGCTGGAGAATACTGCGCCCGAGCTGGCGGCCGACATCGTTGATCAGGGCATTGTCCTGACTGGAGGCGGCGCCCTTATCCGCGGCCTGGACGATCATATCAAGGAAGAGACAGGCCTCCCTGTGTCCATTGCGGAAGACCCGTTGACCTGTGTCGCCATCGGCACCGGCAAGGCTATGGAAGACCCGATCTATCGCGGCGTCCTGATGACCGCCTGA